The Neorhodopirellula lusitana genome contains a region encoding:
- a CDS encoding FadR/GntR family transcriptional regulator, with amino-acid sequence MRSRRNLCGQVVHDLGCKILAGEWNPGDPLPQEVALCDTMGVSRTVIREAIKSLAAKGLVQSRAKRGTIVQPARSWNYLDPEVLDWQTQADDSGQLLFHLTEFRQAIEPAAAALAAERGSDEDLRKIETACQEMADNTDNLEAFLQADLKFHTEILHATANPFFSPVANVISVSLESSLRVTNRQATDNRTSIPPHQAVAKAICDRKPEQARAAMVALLGDAAARIQNAADSQ; translated from the coding sequence ATGAGATCCCGGCGAAATCTTTGTGGCCAAGTCGTCCATGACTTAGGGTGCAAAATTTTGGCTGGTGAATGGAATCCTGGTGATCCGCTGCCCCAAGAGGTGGCGTTGTGCGACACGATGGGAGTCAGCCGCACCGTGATTCGCGAAGCGATTAAGTCGCTCGCAGCAAAGGGTTTGGTTCAATCGCGAGCCAAACGAGGCACCATCGTGCAGCCGGCTCGGTCTTGGAATTACCTGGACCCGGAAGTCCTCGATTGGCAAACGCAAGCCGATGACAGTGGTCAGCTGCTGTTTCACTTGACGGAGTTTCGTCAAGCGATTGAGCCCGCGGCAGCCGCATTGGCTGCCGAACGCGGCAGCGACGAAGATTTGCGGAAGATCGAGACGGCGTGCCAAGAGATGGCGGATAACACCGACAACCTCGAGGCTTTCCTGCAAGCGGATCTGAAGTTCCACACGGAGATCTTGCACGCCACGGCAAACCCATTTTTCTCGCCGGTTGCCAACGTGATCAGCGTTTCGCTCGAATCGAGCCTACGAGTCACCAATCGACAAGCTACTGACAACCGAACGTCGATACCGCCCCACCAAGCAGTCGCCAAAGCGATCTGCGACCGAAAGCCAGAGCAAGCTCGAGCAGCGATGGTCGCCCTCCTGGGTGATGCAGCGGCACGGATCCAGAACGCAGCCGATTCCCAATAG